The genomic segment GGCATAGTTTGCCTTCGTCGACCTGGGGCAGAATCTATGCAATATTGATCCCCCGCTGCAATCTACAAGAAGGTGGCTCTGTCACAGCGCTGACCGCAGCGAATCTCCACTTCCAGCATAAAAGTCATTATGATTGCTCCAGCTTTACCCGAGTTACCTTGCGGCCAGATGAGCCCTGAGTGTCAACGCAGCTGTGAAACGGAAAGAGTGAATGAAATCAACTGAGTGATCAGATACCGGGAATGTTGATGACGTCACGGCTAGCAAGGGCGCCGCTGCACGGAAATGGAGTTAAGTGTTATTTTATTCCAAGTCAACTTAATACCGAGACCCATAATTCTTGAACACATAAAACCCAGATGCACATCGCGACCACATGACGCGTGCCCGATGCGGAGAATTAGTGGACTTTCGACCTTTAGGAGTATATGATTTGCTTTAACTGTGCTTTTTAATCAATATTAAAAACAAAGTCCAAGGAGATTTTAACACCCGCCGCATGTCTTCTCTAAACTTAGCCTGGGTCGCTGTATAAATGCAGGTGTTCGTGCAGGAACTCAGGTACATCAGCATGTAGCCGGCTTCAGTGGCGACGTAGGCAGAGTCGGTGTAATCTCCGTCGTAATGCGCGGTTCCTGTCAGTTGGGTGGTCAGAAAGCTCACAGTGACTGGTAGCCACAACAGAATGAAAATGCCGGACACACTAAAGAGTAAAATGATGGATTTCCGGCGGCTTTCCATCTCCGGATCCTTCTGTGTTTGACTGCTGTGACCGCGCAGTCCGCGGCGAGCTTTACTGGCTAATAAAATGCGCCTTACTGTCACACAGTTAAACAGGGCTATCAGAACAAAAGGTAATATAACAGTTAAAATACTCCGCAGAGAGGAGAATGTGACTCCCACAGGAGACGTCTTGAACCACGAACTCGGCTGACAGCCCCATTGAATACCGTTAACTACACTGACGGGTTTAAACTCAAATAGATACGGGACGTTCTGTAAATGCACCAGGAGCGCCACGGTTATGATGCCGGAAAAAGCTGTCCTCACTGTGCAATATTTCGCTTTGAGCTTCTGACAACAGATCGCTACAAACCGATCGATAGTGAACAAGACAGTGAACCAGACCGAGCTTTGCAGGCTGGTTGAATTGAAGTACATAGTAACCTTACAGGTGGATGTGTAGGACAGGAAGGATGTTGGAAACTGGTACGTTATGATATGATATCCGATTACACAGAACATCATCACCAGCAGATCTGCCATTGCCATGGCCACCATGTTGTGGGATATACATTTGGAAAGTCCACAATTCCCGCGGAAGAGGACAACCATTGTCAGTAGGTTCGATAGGGAAAGAGACACAAAATGTGAGTTACAAACAGGGCAAGCAGAAGTGTTATACTCGAATAGTTTCAGAAACGTCAATCAATAAATAAGCGCTTAAACTTGCATATATCTGCCATGTTTGATCACATTTATTATAATCTTAAAGGTGTGATAGGGAGAAATTAATTCAAATCTCCAGCTGGGCACCGCATTCTTGTGCTAGCTATATTTCCTAGAATTCCCAACTAGTATGGGAAAGATATATAATCAATCAAGGGTTTGATCGGAAATCcagaaaagggggagggaaggaggcagaGCTCGAGTGAGCCAGAAAGACtccggagagaaagagagagagagagagagagagagagagagagagagagagagagagagagagagagagagagagagagagagagagagagagagagagagagagagagagagagagagagagagagagagagagagagagagagagagagagagagagagagagagagagagagagagagagagagagagagagagagagagagagagagagagagagagagagagagagagagagagagagaatgagagagagagagaggggggggggagagggagaggagagagggagagagaggctgtTATTAGAATCCGCAAAATTCCCACAATTCATACTGTTCTACTGCTACTTCACCACGTTACATCACAAAATATATTTCAATCCGGAACAatacacagcatcaaatttatgCTGACAGTGATCAACAGCAGAGAGGATTGTTCTCTCTGAACTTCAGCAGCATCGACTCCGATGAACTTTAGAGGCGGCGGGGGATGGGTGACAGTGAACTTGACCCTGCATCAGCGTATAGAGCGGAGACGACCCGTTCAGCAGCAGTAGTCTTGCGTGTCTCCGCAATGCGTTGGTTTCGCCAATAAAGAATACCCAGTGAAATGTCTGTTAATAGAAGATCATTCTAACATTTCAGTCAGAGGATATGTCGACGTACCTGGCACACCGAAAGCTGCGAGAATAGGGTAAAACACAATTACTACATGTCGGATTGTTGGTAGAGCCATTTTTCAGATTTTATACACAATGTGCCGCACTCCTTGCAATAAGCGCCTCTCGCCTATGTTCTGCTCTCGTTGCCCTTTTATACTTTAATCTAGACCCCTGTTAAAACAACAAGaacaacaataacaacaacagcaacaaaggTCGCACAATAACTCGAGTTAGTTACAGTCAGTTAACAAACAATGCGCCGTTTCCAATTCTATGCTCTAACGGCGCCACAGGGAATACTTAAAGTTCAGTCCATAACACCGTATAGCAAAGTAGACAATCGAAATCTTTTTAAAGCTGTTCCACGCATTCCGGAGTGAAATGTCAGTCATTGCCCATCACGTACTTCTATTTTTGCCTTCATATTCGTTTTATTTGTTATTAACTGTTTTTATCTCGCTCCATATCTCTCAAAACAAAGGGTAACTTTGAGTTAGCTCACGATTTATACTGAAACTAATCCCACATCAAATGAACATTACATCGGACTTGAACAGTCTTGTTATTTGCCTAAAGTCGTAGCAGACCGTACAGATctcatcatttgattccaaatttaTCCATACTTCTTCAGTCACAATGAACTCAGCAGCCCATTGTACAGACAAGATTGACAACGACATCACGAAATGTATGAAGTATCCATTGCTTGTTAACATTGAAGGCTAAAGATCTCCATAATAACCTCTATAACAATACCGAATGGGCATGGGCTTTTCTGGCTCCGAATAAGGTCTCAATAACTGGCGGTGCATATTATGGATCATTATTGGCTCCTCATTTGCATCATCAGAATCGGAACCGACATCACGTTTACTATCCCCAGTAAATGTCGTGCAATGTGGGTATAGTGCAATTTGTCCAAAAGCACTAAAATAAACAAGACAGGTAGCGCAAAAAGAATGCAAACAGTGATGTACAATTTTGGTTTAAATTTAGAAATGTTTAGAAATGATTTAGAAAGCCGATGCTTGAAGAGAATAAGCTCAAATACGAGGCTGAGCGAGTGTTTTCGTGGTGCTGACGACAACTCCCTGAACTCTTACATAGCCATGGACAAGGATATGAACAGAATATATTGGGAAGTTTAATATGGGGGAGAACTCATCATGATGCTGTGAGGCAAGAAGCTGGGGATGTATATAGGATCGGATGTGCTCAAAGAAAGGCCCAGCAGAAATGAGAAGGTTGTTTAGCGTGCCATTGCTTAGCGTTGTAGGAAGGTTTGATCCACTGAGGTAGGGAAAAGATGGTTACTCGAAGGAGTTACGGCTGTGACGAGATGCGGGATATCCACTCCCGATGAAGAAAGAAGCAGGCTTAAAACCAACGAAGCAGAGATTATCAGTGATGGTTCTGGAGAGTTACAAAGTCTCCGAGAAGGAGCTAAGCAATGGACATAAGTGCATTGGCGAGGGAGAGAACAAGAGGACAAGAGCCTCGAAGCGATGATGGATACAAGAGGAAagaaacatgtgcctggagtcggaggaggtagtggaggtcgTTCATGAATGatttgcttcagcattcaccagtgcagaggttcccaacagtttttatgccgtggaccagTCCTATTAAGCATGTACTCCattggcaaagagtgggaatccCAGAGGAAACTTGATGAATGTGGGGGCAGCGTGGACAGGCTGATATGTTGGAATATGTCAAGGTTTCGATGGAAGATGCATTGGAGATTCTGATGAGCAtcaggatagataagtccccgaTGGTGAAAGGAATACAGCACATGTTACTAATGGATGCGAGAAGATGCAAGAATGCAAAAGTGCAAGAAGTCTAGAACAGGCTCCACTATCCCTAATGGTGAAGTAATGGGGAGTGTTCAGAGGCTCAGATTTCTGGGTATGAATATAACCTAGGAGCTCTCTCGGTCCATCAGCAAAACCTCACAAGCAACAAAAACACAACAGTGACTATACTATATGAGGTGATTAGGGAGAGCTGATCTGTCTCAAAAATAGCTGGTCAACATTAGACCAGAGCTGGTCAACATAGAAAGTAAACTGACACACGGAATAGCAGTGCTGTACTCTGGATACAGCGAGACAGATTGCAAACCACTCAAATGGTTGATCAGAACGGCTCCGAACATCACTGGGACTCAAGTACCGGACTGGGAGACAAtcctgtgtggattcagaattggattgGCCGCAGAAGGCAGAGGCTGCGGTGGTCTTCATTAGACGGAGGAATGAGTATAAGAGTTGTGAGATAAttttgtagctctataaaaccctgttGAATTCGcattttctgtgttctgttcCGTTCCGGTCGTCACATTACAGGAAGCATGTCGAATCGTTAGAGATGGAGCAGAGGGGATAATGCCAGGATTATGACGAGAGGTTGAACGAGCTAGGGTTTGTTTTAAGACGATGAAAAATGAGCTATGACGTTGGGAAGGTGTAGAAAATAAtaagaggcagaggttgattgtaCAGCAAGAGATACTGTATGTTTCTCAGGCAGAAATGGCGAATAAATGGAGACATCACTTGATGGAGTTGGGCGGAAAGTATTGTGGTGATGGCAGAGGAATTCCTTTTACACACTGAGTGGTGTGCATGTGTAACGCTCGGTAATCAGTGGCGTAGTGTCATATAAATCAATGACATTCCACAGACTCTCAAATAGGCAGGTAGATGATTGGGAAAGATGAGGGCTATGTAGTAGGAAAGGGTCGGATTGATTTTGGAATGGACTAAAACGTGGGCTCAACCGAGTTCCTACGATGCCATATTGCTGTATGCATTATGCGATCATGTGTTAGTGAAACGTTTAGGGCGTGTCTTCTGACCATGTACCTTGTTATTGATGCCAGGAGTGCAAAGTGTACTGGATATAGAGGGTCCTTAATGGCGGGTGCCGTCTTTTTGAATATGGGGGGAGCCTGATGCCATTGCTGGAACTGACTGACTTTACAGCACGTTGTGGTTGTTTCCGATCTTCTGCATCAGCGCCTCCAACCTGACGAGATGGAACAGCCCGCATGCTGTCCAGGGGACATCACTCTTCTTATCAAACTTTATCGTAATTGCATCAATCCTTCATCTCCAACTCATCATTTACAGAGCTGTAGACCCACGGGAAATGGAATCTGCTCAgcatttccactgctgatccctcgatgaagacGTATCATTGCATACTTTTTAACATCTAAATTCGTCTCCTTCCAAATAACCACAAAACAAACAAAGCCAATGGGACCGATTCAATAAAAAGGAACCTTCAAACACCCGACGcacagagaaaggaaaaaaaaaacaatgctgaAAACAATAAacttaagcaaataacattcagaactgaagttcagcgAAGTGAGCCCCCTATCAGAAAGGAAGCCTGACACTGCAACAACCGATCCAAGAACATGTCCCTGCCCCAATTCAATGTGGCGTCAATCGTCCAAACTGGTCCGTCGATGAAAAAGTCAAAACATCACGTCGTTCGTCCCTTTTGGACCCGGGACCTGCTGCTTTTTGGGCCTGGCCTCATCGCCTTGATTGTGCCACGTTCCGACCTCTCAATTCGGGCTTACATTAAAATGAATGAAAACCCGGATCTGTCCTCGCTGTCGGTCACGGAACCGGACTCTGCCTCGCTTCCGCTCGCCTGCCACATCGTATCGCCTCTATGTCCGCTCTAGCGATAGCTATACATTGGCCTGTTCTCCGACCCGGATCCCGACAGCTTGTTTCGGCCTTCAAGGCAGCACCATCCAGCGCTTTCGAGCTTTCAGTTCACACCGCAAAATaccagttcatgcaggctgttcAAAAGCTCAGCTCCGAATGGAAAGTTAGCGACTTTTGTTTGCAGCGATAGTTTATTAGAATTAAAAACATATGAATAACGTGCTTAGTtgctttctttgttttatttaccGCCGATAAGTAGTCACTGAGCTTTACCAGATCCATCCTACACCTGAAGCCTTTCCGCCGCTCAACACTTCTACTTCCTGAAGACCTCAATCAATTCATTGTTTTCATAATGTttagtgcaaggctgttgttcTGACACCACTGTATCTGCCGATCTACCTCACTCCTATATCGCTCCTTGTCACCTTCCAGAAGACACTAGATACTagaatagaacagcacagtacaggtccttcagccctcgCTGTCGTGTCGACCCGTATATTGCTTAAAAATGTCTATGCCTCCCATAgacttgtagacctctatcgtcTCCTCTCATACTTTTACTCTTCAAAGAGAAaattcccagctctgctaaccttgcctcataagacttgtttttcattccaggcaacatcctggtaaatctcttctgcatccctctccatagcttcctcaaccttcctataatgagatgaacaGAAATGAATACAATACTCGAAGTGCGttttcaccagagatttgtagagctgcaccataacctctctgctcttgaactcaacacCCCGCcccattaatgaagcctagcatcccataggccttcttaactatcctatcaacccaTGCAACGAACTTTAGAGATGTTTGGGTTTAAACCCCAAAGTCCTTCTAGGGTTCATCGACACTCTTATGTAACCGACCACTAACCCtatactcagccttctggtttgtccttccaaattgcATCACCtgacacttgtccggattgaactccatctgccattttctgtcgAACTCTGCCGCCTGTCTCTATCCTCTTggaaccttcgacaacctgcatcTCCATCCGCAATTCCTCCAAAGTTCCTGTTATCCACAAATTTATTCACTCATCCTTCCGACtctgcatccaggtcatttataaaaatcactaatagCAGGGGTCCTAGggcagatccctgcggcactcgaCCAGTCACTGACATCCAGGCAGAATTATTTCCGACCACAACTACCCTTTGCATTCTTCCTTTAAacgactcctgatgaagggtttcgtcactacctcctcccatagatgctgtctggcctgctgagttctgccagcattctctgtttttatttgtctccagcatctgcagattcactcatgtgccTTTTATAtagactttctggatgagtctctcgtgagggtccttgtcaaatgtcttactaaagtccatgtacacaacatccactgtcctaccctcattaatttcttttgttaccttttCAAAAAACTCCATCAGGCTCGTGAGTTACGATCActtcacaaagccacgttgactatccatgagtagactgtgcttctccaaatgctcatacatCCTATCCTTAAGtctcctttccagtagtttgcagaccaccgacgtaagacacaccggtctatagttcccaggtttctccctattacctttttagAACAAGGGCACTGcagttgccattctccagtcctccggcacttcccctgtagccagaAATGATTCAAAGTTCATAGCTAATGCTCTTGCGatttcttctctcaattcccacaaaaaCCTGGCGTGtgtcatatccggccctggggatttattaatcTTGATGTTTTCAAGAAGAGTCAGCAGTTCTTCTTCATTAATCTCGACATTGCCCatcacacaggcccgctctattTCGACCtaaccctgatcaagatcctacTCGcatgtgaatactgaagcaaagtattcatttacgaGCACATCCGCTCCGTCCGTCCCAATAGACAGGACGTCCCGGTTGCCAACCACTTCAACTTTGTCTCTCATTCCCAACTTGATATGTGcatacatggcctcctcgactgcgatgatgaggccaaactcaggttggaggtgccACACCTCATCTACCGACTGGGTAGCccccagcctggtggtatgaacattgaattctccaagtTCCGGTAATTCCCTGCCCCGCCCCCTCCCCTATCCTagatccctctctgcctctctcccctttcaactgtctgctcctttatctctacagttctttcatgcttatcccctcccccattTATCCTCCCTCTGATTTGATCTCCACCCGGCGCCTTtctccctcccctatctctaatactgggcttcggccctctcttcccccccccccattcctgatgaagggtctcggcccgtaacgttggctactcttttctcacggatgctgccagaactgctgagttcttccagcgttgcgtCCGTAATTCATTTACGACCTCACAAGCCTCCTCCATCTCCAGTCATATGTTGCTCTCTTTATCCATCAGCGGTGCCACCATCGTGCTCGTTATCATCCTGTTCTTCACACACGcctagaatgccttagggttctcCGTAATCCTATATACCAAAGGCATGCCATGCCCcattcgagctctcctaagtcctttcttaagttccttcctggctaccctatatttgtCATGAgtccctcctgcttcctgcttcttatatctaacagaCGCTTCCTTCTTCcacttgacgagttgcctcatgtCTTTCGTCAGCAATGGTTTCTTTTTCCTACCATtgtttccttgtctcagtgggacgaACCTATCCTGAAACCAGctgaagtggtccctaaacttcctcctCATTACTTCTGTGTTTTCACCCTTGAACTTCTGTTTCCAATTTCCTCTCGCTAGTTCATTCCTCATACCTTTATAGTTAACTCTTCTCCAGTTAAgctttcccattttgtctgttcttatccttttccatagcaatGCTGAAGCTaggggagttgtggtcacttgcagtaaaatgctcccccaccaagaggtctgccaCCTCACCAGGTTCATTACACAGAACTAGACCCAGTATGGCCTCTtctctcgtcggccggtccacatactgcgTCAAGTATCCTtattgaacacacctgacaaattcagctccatctaccCCACCCACCTTGCaatcaggaggtgccagtccATATGAGGGAATTTgtaactacaaccctgtatttcctgcaccattctacaATCTACCTGCTTGTCTGTTCCTCATTTCCCGAAGGTTATTTGGGGGTCTATAGAATATTCCCAGCACGGTGATTGATCCCTTCcattttctgacttccacccacaccgactcagtggacactctCTTCAGCGTCTTCCCTTTATATATCCGTGATGCTATCCTGACTGGTAATGCTACTCCTCTCCCTCTTTTCTACCTCCCGTCCTATTCATTTTGAAACACCGAAACCCTGgtacctgcatcagccaatcctgccGTTCCTCCAGCCAAGTTTTAGTAACGGCTACAACATCATAGTCGcacgtactgatccatgctctacgttcatccagctttttttccTAATACTCCTGTCGTTGAAAGAGACACATGTTAACCCCACTAACTGGCTACatgttttgtcccctgcctgttcttcctcaccaactcagagcATATAttatcatgcccttgtccttctaccctaatctctgcacttagattctgattcccaccccctgccaaactagtttaaaccctccgcaacagctctagcaaaactATTCAACCCCCCCAGGAtactggaccctttccagttcaggtgcagaccgtcctttTTGCACAGGTCAGACCTTCACCAGCAGAGAACCCAgtgttccagaaatctgaacacctgcctcctgcaccaactcttcagccatgcattcctCGGCTATAAATTCCTGTTCCTACCCTCCCTgtctcgtggcacaggcagcagtcccgAGATTAACACCCTTGAAGTACTGTTTTCTTTTTTTAACTTATTTCGTAACTcactatattccttcttcaggacgTCATACCTACTTCTATCAATATCATTTGTCCGCacgtggaccacgacatctggctgttcacccctCTTTCTTCAGAATACCGAGAATTTGATAAATTGACGAAGTGGTAGATTGGGTTAGTAAcattactg from the Hypanus sabinus isolate sHypSab1 unplaced genomic scaffold, sHypSab1.hap1 scaffold_1110, whole genome shotgun sequence genome contains:
- the LOC132386353 gene encoding G-protein coupled receptor 182-like, yielding MVVLFRGNCGLSKCISHNMVAMAMADLLVMMFCVIGYHIITYQFPTSFLSYTSTCKVTMYFNSTSLQSSVWFTVLFTIDRFVAICCQKLKAKYCTVRTAFSGIITVALLVHLQNVPYLFEFKPVSVVNGIQWGCQPSSWFKTSPVGVTFSSLRSILTVILPFVLIALFNCVTVRRILLASKARRGLRGHSSQTQKDPEMESRRKSIILLFSVSGIFILLWLPVTVSFLTTQLTGTAHYDGDYTDSAYVATEAGYMLMYLSSCTNTCIYTATQAKFREDMRRVLKSPWTLFLILIKKHS